The Chryseobacterium sp. 52 genome includes a region encoding these proteins:
- the rimP gene encoding ribosome assembly cofactor RimP produces the protein MEFRKRIEELLNEFLEIREDLFLVDLKISAGDDITVILDGDNGVTLQDCLDASRAIEFNMDREEHDFSLQVMSAGLSEPLSAPRQFKKNFGREIEVLMNDSSKIEGELVKVDDEKITLVLRYRKPKDIGKGKVDVEEEKEIPYSEIKKALVVIKF, from the coding sequence ATGGAGTTTAGAAAAAGAATCGAAGAATTATTAAATGAATTCCTTGAAATCAGAGAGGATTTGTTTCTTGTTGATCTAAAGATTTCTGCAGGGGATGATATTACGGTCATCTTAGACGGTGATAATGGGGTAACTCTTCAGGACTGCCTTGATGCAAGCCGTGCCATAGAATTTAATATGGATCGTGAAGAGCATGATTTCAGCCTTCAGGTAATGTCTGCAGGATTAAGCGAGCCACTTTCGGCTCCCAGACAGTTTAAGAAAAATTTCGGAAGAGAAATTGAAGTATTGATGAATGATTCTTCCAAAATTGAAGGCGAGCTGGTAAAAGTGGATGATGAAAAGATCACACTTGTTTTACGCTACCGAAAACCGAAAGATATCGGAAAAGGGAAAGTGGATGTGGAGGAGGAAAAGGAAATTCCTTACTCTGAGATAAAAAAGGCGTTAGTAGTAATTAAATTTTAA
- a CDS encoding SusC/RagA family TonB-linked outer membrane protein, translating to MNSKLRVLSVGVLFFINGMYDAQKKKPDTADTKKIEEVVILGYNRTSTKPKDVSANTTVSAEVMENRPNVSFLNSLQGSAPGVTIASNSGSPGSAKIDLVIRGISSLSADTEPLVIIDGVPTGANQFRNLNSEDIESISILRDAAATSIYGNRGANGVLLVRTKGGKFNSKLKLSYSALTGVSVMPKNKYNIADSHQLLKIQKNGGVLKGATMTDQQIADFDINTNWEKTFFKADVTQQHNISATFGGENTSVYSSLGYLEQGGLVPNTKFQRFTFRNNITGRSEDKRFNYTAIIGLGYSKRSQLNQENNSGINGNVVQNPLLGSFIALPYLKSGQYGNGRDLFNAIGNASSANGNFAYVLEDVLKGDQSVFGKFNETSIFASTTTSYKITDDITLNNRTGADVKYGNSFAGRHPNGYLSIVVASNAGIEYGGSETISNSRELNFTTVTSVNYNKVFGEHTIGLGAYMEYNKVHFYSSGQVQNGLDPKTFAIGTGVGYIAFDPDKDIYLPAVGATKVTAGALSYFATADYDFADKYGFSGTLRRDGSYRFAPGSKWGTFWSVGGRWNIDKEGFMSGSFFDMLKLRASYGTQGNANIIAAGDDTNPLLLATGISREINVVANGYGNTPGYFLNNFANATVQWEEIKQGNIGLDFRILKNKLEGNVDVYRKNTEMLYYNIPSSAILGQYNYRGNYGSLKNEGVELVLRYNVLSNQNYKLTLFANASYNENKITKLLIPVTTGSLLLEEGGTINEWNLVPYLGVNPNNGNELYLDSNGNVSEQALDKDRRKTGKNYFPKYTGGFGLNSEFKGFFLDVLFSFQAKFWRSDNQLSWALNPAYMRSGNNVSADLLNAWTPDNRDTDIPSLNAPVSSITDRLLFDASYLRLKNISLGYSVPKKFFNENSVIKSAKIFVQGENIMTWSKWRGYDPEGLGTFPLSVYPNPRTFSLGVNLDF from the coding sequence ATGAATAGTAAATTACGTGTGTTGAGTGTGGGTGTTCTGTTTTTCATAAATGGAATGTACGACGCTCAGAAAAAAAAACCTGATACTGCTGATACAAAAAAAATTGAAGAAGTTGTTATTCTTGGTTACAATAGAACCTCTACGAAACCTAAAGATGTAAGTGCGAATACTACAGTTAGTGCTGAGGTTATGGAAAACAGACCTAATGTGAGTTTCTTAAACTCATTACAGGGTTCTGCTCCGGGAGTGACAATTGCATCGAATTCAGGCTCTCCTGGTTCTGCAAAAATTGATTTGGTAATCAGAGGTATTTCATCACTTTCAGCCGATACTGAACCCTTGGTAATTATTGATGGGGTTCCTACAGGGGCTAATCAGTTTAGAAACTTAAACTCAGAGGATATTGAATCGATCTCAATCTTGAGAGATGCTGCAGCGACTTCTATTTATGGTAACAGAGGTGCAAATGGAGTATTACTTGTAAGGACTAAAGGTGGAAAGTTCAATTCTAAGTTGAAACTAAGCTATTCTGCTTTGACAGGAGTGAGTGTGATGCCTAAGAATAAGTATAATATTGCTGATTCGCATCAGTTGCTTAAGATTCAAAAGAATGGAGGAGTGCTGAAAGGGGCGACAATGACTGATCAGCAGATTGCGGATTTTGATATAAATACGAATTGGGAAAAAACCTTCTTTAAAGCAGATGTTACACAACAACATAATATTTCAGCAACTTTTGGAGGTGAAAATACGTCAGTATATTCCTCTTTGGGATATTTAGAGCAGGGTGGTCTTGTTCCGAATACAAAATTCCAAAGATTTACATTTAGAAATAATATTACAGGCCGATCTGAAGATAAAAGATTTAATTATACGGCTATCATTGGCTTGGGATATTCTAAAAGAAGTCAGTTAAATCAAGAAAACAACTCAGGAATCAATGGGAATGTTGTTCAGAACCCATTACTTGGGTCATTCATTGCTTTGCCATATCTGAAATCGGGTCAATACGGTAATGGTAGGGATTTGTTTAATGCTATAGGGAATGCTTCTTCGGCAAATGGAAATTTTGCCTATGTCTTAGAAGATGTATTGAAAGGGGATCAGTCCGTATTTGGTAAATTTAATGAAACTTCAATTTTTGCAAGTACAACTACTTCTTACAAAATTACCGATGATATTACTTTAAATAACAGAACAGGAGCGGATGTTAAATATGGAAACTCTTTTGCAGGAAGACATCCCAACGGTTATCTTTCAATAGTGGTAGCTTCAAATGCCGGAATAGAATATGGAGGTAGTGAAACGATAAGCAATTCAAGAGAATTGAACTTCACAACTGTAACAAGTGTTAATTATAATAAAGTATTTGGGGAACATACAATAGGACTTGGGGCTTACATGGAATATAATAAAGTTCATTTTTATTCCAGTGGCCAGGTTCAGAACGGATTGGATCCAAAAACGTTTGCCATTGGTACAGGAGTAGGGTATATTGCCTTTGATCCTGATAAAGATATTTATTTACCAGCAGTAGGTGCAACTAAAGTGACAGCTGGAGCATTATCTTATTTTGCTACTGCAGATTATGATTTTGCAGATAAGTATGGTTTCAGTGGAACATTAAGAAGAGACGGAAGTTATAGATTTGCTCCTGGAAGCAAATGGGGAACTTTCTGGTCTGTAGGAGGACGTTGGAATATTGATAAGGAAGGATTTATGAGCGGGTCATTCTTTGATATGCTGAAACTAAGAGCTTCTTACGGTACACAAGGAAATGCTAACATTATTGCTGCTGGCGATGATACAAACCCACTATTACTTGCAACAGGTATCAGTAGAGAAATTAATGTGGTAGCAAATGGATATGGTAACACACCAGGATACTTTTTAAATAATTTTGCTAATGCTACTGTACAATGGGAGGAAATAAAGCAAGGGAATATTGGATTGGATTTCAGAATCCTTAAAAATAAACTTGAAGGGAATGTAGATGTTTATAGAAAGAATACAGAAATGCTTTACTATAACATTCCATCATCTGCTATCCTTGGTCAATATAACTACAGAGGCAATTATGGAAGCCTTAAAAACGAAGGGGTAGAGCTTGTGTTGAGATATAATGTACTTTCTAATCAAAACTACAAATTGACTCTTTTTGCTAACGCATCATATAACGAAAATAAAATTACTAAGCTTTTGATTCCTGTAACGACAGGTTCGTTGCTTCTGGAAGAAGGAGGAACCATTAATGAATGGAATCTTGTTCCTTATCTTGGTGTTAATCCTAATAACGGAAACGAACTTTATCTGGACTCAAACGGAAATGTTTCTGAACAGGCTTTAGATAAAGACAGAAGAAAAACAGGCAAGAATTACTTTCCTAAATATACAGGAGGTTTTGGGTTGAATAGTGAGTTTAAAGGCTTTTTCCTGGATGTGTTATTTTCTTTCCAGGCTAAATTCTGGAGATCTGATAATCAGCTATCCTGGGCTCTAAACCCTGCTTATATGCGTTCTGGGAATAATGTGTCTGCAGACTTATTGAATGCGTGGACACCGGATAATCGTGATACCGATATTCCTTCTTTGAATGCACCTGTATCAAGTATTACAGATAGATTACTGTTTGATGCATCATATTTGAGATTGAAAAATATTTCATTGGGGTACAGTGTTCCAAAGAAGTTTTTTAACGAGAATTCTGTAATTAAGTCTGCGAAGATTTTTGTTCAGGGTGAGAATATTATGACTTGGTCAAAATGGAGAGGGTATGACCCTGAAGGATTAGGAACATTTCCTTTAAGTGTATATCCTAACCCGAGAACATTCTCGCTTGGGGTTAACTTAGATTTTTAA
- a CDS encoding RagB/SusD family nutrient uptake outer membrane protein: MKNIFKIAILSAFVSVSLSSCNDALDIIQDGELNAENTFVNTEDMNKYLNGSVYAGLDITNNLFLSAQFTDELGMGPLNSELALSAHQFYLDVTNGPTAGIWLGNYTTINRVNRLMEGAAKITPPSGDQAKYNNILAQARLVRAFSYFTLLSYFSTDMKDPNALGVMLIDHVPGLSETTPRVNNSAIFSFIDADIAYADTNLSAVNGDYFRIGKNFLNAFKARYYLYRGMYPQAKVAAQAVLSSSGLVLTPLVNASIPGSAAGSLAQNNTAHKALNDYLTRNPYAKMLNNTSQGEIIFALNRPIVGTWGNVGSIFASNSSALNGSILYDMGRRTFNLLTQVNGDIRRYAYIDPTAKIDANYATLTTYRDADVLVLDKYPGRPKLVPDPISTDIYREKVASQSPLRNDLPVFRLSEMYFILAECAVEEGNFTGAAGYVKNIRDARNYLNPVTLPVYSGKPTAYADILLERRKDLYLEGHRYLDLKRLGAIAGVAIDRDPTDDLKSIPVTIPIDDYRMKSLPIPRAETQGNPTIQQNPGY; the protein is encoded by the coding sequence ATGAAAAATATTTTTAAAATAGCAATATTATCCGCATTTGTTTCTGTGAGTTTATCTTCATGTAATGATGCATTAGATATTATTCAAGATGGGGAGCTGAATGCGGAAAATACGTTTGTAAATACCGAAGATATGAACAAGTATCTTAACGGATCTGTATATGCGGGGTTGGATATAACAAATAATTTATTTCTCTCAGCGCAATTTACTGATGAATTGGGAATGGGACCACTGAACTCTGAACTGGCATTAAGTGCACATCAGTTTTATCTGGATGTTACAAATGGTCCTACAGCTGGTATTTGGCTAGGAAACTATACAACAATCAACAGAGTGAACAGGCTTATGGAAGGAGCCGCTAAAATAACACCGCCTTCTGGTGATCAAGCCAAGTATAATAATATATTAGCTCAGGCAAGACTGGTAAGAGCATTTTCTTATTTTACACTTCTGTCCTATTTTTCTACAGATATGAAAGATCCTAACGCCTTGGGTGTGATGTTGATTGATCATGTTCCTGGTTTGTCAGAAACGACGCCAAGGGTTAATAATTCAGCCATTTTTTCTTTTATTGATGCTGATATAGCATACGCTGATACTAATTTGTCAGCGGTTAATGGTGATTATTTCAGAATTGGTAAGAATTTTTTAAATGCGTTTAAAGCAAGATATTATCTGTACAGAGGAATGTATCCTCAGGCTAAAGTTGCTGCACAAGCTGTACTGAGCTCTTCTGGGTTAGTCTTAACTCCTTTGGTTAATGCTTCCATTCCTGGCTCTGCTGCAGGAAGTTTAGCGCAAAATAATACTGCACACAAAGCATTGAATGATTATCTAACCAGAAACCCATATGCGAAGATGCTGAATAATACGAGCCAAGGTGAGATTATATTTGCATTAAATAGACCTATAGTAGGAACTTGGGGGAATGTCGGAAGTATATTTGCTTCAAATTCATCAGCATTAAACGGATCTATTTTATATGATATGGGAAGGAGAACCTTTAATTTGCTTACCCAGGTTAATGGTGATATTAGAAGATATGCTTATATTGATCCAACAGCTAAAATAGATGCTAACTATGCAACTCTTACGACTTATAGAGATGCAGATGTATTGGTATTGGATAAATATCCGGGAAGACCTAAGTTGGTGCCAGATCCGATTTCTACAGATATTTATAGAGAAAAAGTGGCGTCTCAGTCTCCATTGAGAAATGATCTTCCTGTGTTCAGGCTATCTGAAATGTATTTTATTCTTGCAGAATGTGCTGTTGAAGAAGGGAACTTTACGGGGGCTGCCGGATATGTGAAAAATATTAGGGATGCTAGAAATTATCTTAATCCTGTTACTCTGCCTGTTTATTCTGGTAAGCCGACTGCATACGCAGATATTCTTTTGGAAAGAAGAAAAGATCTTTATCTGGAAGGACACAGGTATTTGGATTTAAAAAGACTTGGAGCTATCGCTGGAGTTGCAATTGACAGAGATCCGACAGATGATCTTAAATCAATTCCTGTGACAATTCCAATCGATGATTATCGTATGAAATCTTTGCCTATTCCAAGAGCTGAAACTCAAGG
- a CDS encoding UDP-glucose dehydrogenase family protein, producing the protein MNITIVGTGYVGLVTGTTLAELGNSVYCVDIDEKKVEGMKNGIVPIYEPNLEEMFLRNIQSERLFFTTNLKEALDKSEVIYLALPTPPGEDGSADLSYVIQVANNIGEMMTEYKVIVNKSTVPVGTADKVREVIAAKTDIPFDVVSNPEFLREGFAVEDSMNPSRVVVGASSEKAKNMMAQIYQPFTNTGIPIIFMDEKSSELTKYAANSFLAVKITFMNEIANYCEKVGADVDKVRLGMGSDDRIGHRFLFPGIGYGGSCFPKDVKALITSGIQEDFNFQILEATEKVNTTQKVILVSEIEKYFGGNISGKKIAMWGLAFKANTDDIREASSLDNIALLLEKGAEIAAYDAVAENNVKKLLGDKIHYAKGMYDALEDADALFIATEWPEFKNPNFELMAKKMKNKVIFDGRNMYPLEIPEQNGFHYKSIGRKTIENK; encoded by the coding sequence TTGAATATAACAATTGTAGGAACGGGTTATGTAGGGCTGGTCACAGGTACTACCCTGGCAGAACTTGGCAATTCAGTATACTGTGTTGACATTGATGAAAAGAAAGTAGAAGGTATGAAAAACGGCATTGTTCCCATCTATGAGCCGAACCTTGAAGAGATGTTCTTAAGAAACATTCAATCAGAAAGATTATTTTTCACCACCAATCTTAAAGAAGCTTTAGACAAGAGTGAAGTCATATATCTTGCTCTGCCGACACCTCCGGGTGAAGATGGCTCTGCAGATCTTTCATATGTCATTCAGGTTGCCAATAATATTGGAGAAATGATGACAGAATACAAAGTCATTGTCAATAAAAGCACTGTTCCCGTAGGAACTGCAGACAAGGTAAGAGAAGTAATCGCAGCCAAAACAGACATTCCTTTTGATGTCGTTTCCAACCCGGAATTTTTAAGGGAAGGTTTTGCTGTGGAAGATTCCATGAATCCCTCAAGGGTTGTCGTAGGGGCAAGTTCTGAAAAAGCTAAGAATATGATGGCTCAAATTTATCAGCCATTTACCAATACCGGAATTCCTATCATCTTTATGGATGAAAAATCATCGGAGCTTACAAAATATGCCGCCAACTCATTTCTTGCTGTAAAAATCACGTTTATGAATGAGATTGCCAATTACTGTGAAAAAGTAGGTGCTGACGTAGACAAAGTAAGACTGGGAATGGGAAGTGACGACAGAATTGGTCACCGGTTTTTATTCCCAGGGATCGGATATGGCGGAAGCTGTTTTCCTAAAGATGTAAAAGCACTTATTACATCGGGAATACAGGAAGATTTTAATTTCCAAATCCTTGAGGCTACAGAAAAAGTAAATACAACGCAAAAAGTAATCTTGGTTTCAGAGATTGAAAAATATTTCGGCGGAAACATCAGTGGTAAGAAAATTGCCATGTGGGGACTAGCCTTTAAAGCCAATACAGATGATATCCGCGAAGCATCTTCTTTAGACAATATTGCTCTTCTGCTGGAAAAAGGTGCAGAAATTGCTGCTTACGATGCAGTCGCAGAAAATAATGTCAAGAAACTTCTCGGCGACAAGATCCATTATGCAAAAGGAATGTATGATGCTCTTGAAGATGCGGATGCTTTATTCATTGCTACAGAATGGCCTGAGTTTAAAAACCCGAACTTTGAGCTGATGGCCAAGAAAATGAAAAATAAAGTCATTTTCGACGGAAGAAATATGTATCCCCTGGAAATTCCGGAACAAAACGGATTTCATTATAAGAGTATCGGAAGGAAGACCATAGAAAATAAATAG
- the nusA gene encoding transcription termination factor NusA: protein MDNIALIESFGDFKDEKGISKIDLMAIIEDSLKTLLRKRFDSDDHFDVIVNPDKGDFQIFLNKTIVEDEMSEDDDLEIELSEAKKIDPTFEVGEDFTMEIPVAQLGRRNILTLKQILATKLQEHNNAMLYEQFRDKIGEIVIGEIHHIRHKHVILLDDEENEFILPKENQIPSDFFKKGENIRAIVETVDFKGSKPQIIISRTAPKFLEKLLELEIPEIQDGTIMLKKVVRIPGEKAKIAVDAYDDRIDPVGACVGVKGSRIHGVVRELRNENIDVIQWSKNPEIMVKRALGNVTVNKIDINEETNYALVYTPVEEISKVIGKQGQNIRLASWLSGYEIDVYREASEDDDVDLREFNDDIEQWILDEFKKVGLTTAKSVLDKDTESLIKMVDLEEETIEDVKRILREEFED, encoded by the coding sequence ATGGATAATATAGCGTTGATTGAATCCTTTGGTGATTTTAAAGACGAAAAGGGGATCAGTAAGATTGATCTTATGGCAATTATTGAAGATTCACTGAAGACTCTTTTGAGAAAGAGATTTGATTCAGATGATCATTTTGATGTAATTGTGAACCCTGATAAAGGAGATTTTCAGATATTTTTAAATAAAACGATTGTAGAAGACGAGATGTCTGAAGATGATGATCTGGAAATCGAACTTTCTGAAGCGAAGAAAATTGACCCTACTTTTGAAGTAGGTGAAGATTTTACGATGGAGATTCCTGTTGCCCAATTGGGAAGAAGAAATATCCTTACCTTAAAGCAGATCCTGGCAACAAAACTTCAGGAGCATAATAATGCAATGCTTTATGAGCAGTTCAGAGACAAGATCGGGGAGATTGTGATTGGAGAAATCCACCACATCCGTCACAAACATGTGATCTTATTGGATGATGAAGAGAATGAATTCATTTTGCCGAAAGAAAACCAGATCCCGTCTGACTTCTTTAAAAAGGGCGAAAATATCAGAGCTATTGTTGAAACAGTAGATTTTAAAGGTTCAAAACCTCAGATTATTATTTCCAGAACTGCACCTAAATTCCTAGAGAAATTATTAGAGCTGGAAATTCCTGAGATCCAGGACGGAACTATTATGCTTAAAAAAGTAGTAAGAATTCCTGGTGAGAAGGCGAAGATTGCAGTAGATGCTTATGATGACAGAATAGATCCTGTAGGTGCCTGTGTGGGGGTGAAAGGATCCAGAATTCACGGAGTTGTAAGAGAGTTGAGAAATGAAAACATCGATGTGATTCAGTGGTCTAAAAACCCTGAAATTATGGTGAAGAGAGCTTTAGGAAATGTAACTGTCAATAAAATTGACATCAATGAGGAGACCAACTATGCGTTAGTATATACTCCTGTTGAAGAAATTTCTAAAGTGATCGGAAAACAAGGACAGAATATCAGACTGGCTTCTTGGTTGTCTGGTTATGAAATTGATGTATATAGAGAAGCTAGTGAGGATGACGACGTTGATTTGAGAGAATTTAACGACGATATCGAACAGTGGATTTTGGATGAATTTAAGAAAGTGGGTCTTACTACTGCGAAATCAGTACTGGATAAGGATACCGAAAGTCTTATAAAAATGGTTGACTTGGAAGAGGAAACTATTGAAGATGTAAAACGTATTCTAAGAGAAGAATTTGAAGATTAA
- the infB gene encoding translation initiation factor IF-2: MPKIRLNKAVKEFNISMSRLVEFLQSKDFVVESNPNAQLEEAAYSALEAEFAKDGEQRKASHEVVITKVPEEKLEIEEKKTPEVIRAKANKPETRILGKIDLEPKTPEVEAVPVAPVVVAPVVPVAAPVEEKKEEVVVEPEVKAAPEKQEFKVLDKIDLSQIESRNRPVKKDKPKMEEKKEEEKPAEPVKETPKQPEPVAEKKAEPQKPAEPESQEPQKIETVYQKLDGPKIVGEKIDLTQFAPKPGSGAKKKRKRIEKPGGPNNQQGQGNNQNSGNNNNNQGGPGGNRPPGQGGPGGNRPPGQGGPGGNRPPGQGGPGGNRFGNNQGNRPPGQGGGFKKGPGGGNNNRPGQRTMPVELTDEQVKNQIKETLEKLTNKGGKSKSAKHRKDKRTYRREQDERQQEIDAQDRTLKVTEFITVGELASLMNVSPTEVISACFSLGVMVTMNQRLEADTLLLVADEFGFKIEFSDADLEEVESEEDMDTEEDLSPRAPIVTVMGHVDHGKTSLLDYIRKTNVIAGESGGITQHIGAYNVKLENGQRITFLDTPGHEAFTAMRARGAQITDIAIIVIAADDDVMPQTREAISHAQAAGVPMIIALNKVDRPSANPDNIRQQLSGMNILVEEWGGNVQAQEISAKFGNNMDVLLEKVLLQAEMLVLKANPDRAAQGVVIEASLDKGRGYVATMLVQTGTLKVGDYVVAGKNHGKVKAMLDERGRNLTEAGPSIPVTILGLDGAPTAGDKFKVYADESEAKTIANKREQLQRELSIRTKKHTTLEELGRRIALGEFKELNIILKGDVDGSVEALSDQLQRLSTAEINVNILHKGVGQITESDVNLATASDAIIIGFNVRAGANAKELADREEIEIRTYSVIYAAIDEVKEAMEGMLSPEIKEQVMGNVEIREVFKISKVGTIAGCMVLSGKVARSSKVRVLRDGIVKFDGELESLKRFKDDVREVTKGYECGLNLKGYNDIEIGDILEVYEQVAVKKKLK, encoded by the coding sequence ATGCCAAAAATAAGATTAAATAAAGCGGTTAAGGAATTTAACATATCGATGTCGCGACTAGTGGAATTTTTACAGTCCAAAGACTTCGTGGTTGAAAGTAATCCTAACGCTCAATTAGAAGAAGCGGCATATTCTGCATTGGAGGCTGAGTTTGCCAAAGACGGTGAACAAAGAAAGGCTTCCCATGAGGTGGTGATCACAAAAGTTCCGGAAGAAAAACTGGAAATTGAAGAAAAGAAAACCCCTGAAGTAATAAGAGCTAAAGCAAATAAACCAGAAACTAGAATTTTAGGTAAAATAGATCTTGAACCTAAAACTCCCGAAGTTGAAGCAGTGCCGGTAGCGCCGGTAGTTGTAGCACCAGTAGTACCGGTAGCAGCACCTGTTGAAGAGAAGAAAGAAGAAGTTGTGGTTGAACCGGAAGTTAAAGCAGCTCCTGAAAAACAGGAATTCAAAGTTCTGGATAAAATAGATCTGTCCCAAATAGAATCTAGAAATAGACCTGTAAAAAAAGATAAACCCAAGATGGAGGAGAAAAAAGAAGAGGAAAAACCGGCAGAACCTGTGAAAGAAACTCCAAAGCAGCCAGAGCCTGTTGCTGAAAAAAAGGCAGAACCTCAAAAACCAGCTGAGCCTGAATCTCAGGAACCTCAGAAAATTGAAACCGTTTATCAGAAGCTTGATGGTCCTAAGATCGTTGGTGAAAAGATAGACTTAACGCAATTTGCCCCAAAACCTGGTTCTGGAGCTAAAAAGAAAAGAAAGAGAATTGAAAAACCAGGAGGACCGAATAACCAACAGGGACAAGGGAATAATCAAAACTCAGGAAATAATAACAATAACCAGGGAGGTCCGGGCGGAAACCGTCCACCAGGACAAGGTGGCCCAGGAGGAAACCGTCCACCGGGACAAGGAGGTCCAGGAGGAAACCGTCCACCAGGACAAGGAGGTCCAGGCGGAAACCGTTTTGGAAATAACCAAGGAAACCGTCCTCCAGGTCAGGGAGGTGGATTCAAAAAAGGCCCAGGCGGTGGAAACAACAACAGGCCAGGACAAAGAACTATGCCTGTTGAGCTTACTGACGAGCAGGTTAAAAACCAGATCAAGGAAACCCTTGAAAAGCTTACCAACAAAGGAGGTAAGTCTAAATCTGCAAAACACAGAAAAGACAAGAGAACATACCGTAGAGAACAGGATGAACGTCAGCAGGAAATTGATGCTCAGGACAGAACATTAAAAGTAACCGAGTTCATCACAGTAGGTGAATTGGCAAGTTTAATGAACGTTTCTCCTACAGAAGTTATTTCTGCTTGTTTCTCTCTTGGAGTAATGGTAACCATGAACCAAAGGCTGGAAGCTGATACCTTATTGTTAGTAGCCGATGAATTTGGATTTAAAATTGAATTCTCAGATGCAGATCTTGAAGAAGTTGAATCTGAAGAAGATATGGATACTGAGGAGGATCTTTCTCCAAGAGCACCAATTGTAACAGTAATGGGTCACGTTGACCACGGTAAGACGTCCCTACTTGACTACATCAGAAAAACAAATGTTATTGCTGGTGAATCAGGTGGTATTACACAGCACATTGGAGCTTATAATGTAAAATTAGAAAACGGACAGAGAATTACATTCTTAGATACACCGGGTCACGAAGCCTTTACGGCAATGAGAGCCAGAGGTGCTCAGATCACCGATATCGCAATTATTGTAATTGCAGCGGATGATGATGTAATGCCACAAACGAGAGAAGCAATTTCTCACGCACAGGCAGCAGGAGTACCAATGATTATTGCATTGAACAAAGTAGATAGACCAAGTGCTAATCCTGATAATATTCGTCAGCAACTTTCTGGGATGAATATCTTAGTAGAAGAATGGGGTGGAAATGTTCAGGCGCAGGAAATTTCTGCGAAGTTTGGTAACAATATGGATGTTCTATTGGAAAAAGTATTGCTTCAGGCAGAAATGCTTGTTCTAAAAGCTAATCCTGATAGAGCTGCTCAAGGTGTTGTAATTGAAGCTTCATTAGATAAAGGTAGAGGATATGTGGCCACTATGTTGGTACAGACCGGTACTTTGAAGGTTGGAGATTATGTAGTTGCCGGTAAAAATCACGGTAAGGTAAAAGCAATGCTTGATGAAAGAGGTAGAAACCTTACAGAAGCTGGTCCGTCAATTCCTGTTACTATTTTAGGTCTGGATGGTGCACCTACAGCAGGTGATAAGTTTAAGGTATATGCAGATGAAAGTGAAGCTAAGACGATTGCTAATAAGAGAGAACAACTTCAGAGAGAGCTTTCAATAAGAACTAAGAAGCATACTACGCTTGAAGAACTTGGAAGAAGAATCGCCCTGGGAGAGTTCAAAGAATTGAATATTATCCTTAAAGGTGACGTGGATGGTTCAGTAGAAGCATTGTCTGACCAGTTACAGAGATTATCTACAGCAGAAATTAACGTAAATATCCTTCATAAAGGAGTTGGACAGATTACAGAATCTGACGTTAACTTAGCAACTGCTTCTGATGCAATTATCATCGGATTTAACGTAAGAGCTGGTGCTAATGCTAAAGAATTAGCTGATAGAGAAGAAATCGAGATCAGAACATATTCAGTAATTTATGCTGCAATTGATGAGGTTAAAGAAGCCATGGAAGGTATGCTTTCTCCTGAGATCAAGGAACAGGTAATGGGTAATGTTGAGATCAGAGAAGTATTCAAAATCTCTAAAGTAGGAACAATTGCTGGATGTATGGTTCTTTCAGGTAAAGTAGCCAGAAGTTCAAAAGTAAGAGTACTGAGAGATGGTATTGTGAAATTTGACGGTGAATTGGAAAGCTTGAAGCGTTTCAAAGATGACGTAAGAGAAGTAACCAAAGGTTACGAATGTGGTCTGAACCTGAAAGGTTACAACGATATTGAAATCGGAGATATTCTTGAAGTATACGAACAAGTAGCTGTTAAGAAGAAACTGAAATAA